A genomic window from Camelina sativa cultivar DH55 chromosome 2, Cs, whole genome shotgun sequence includes:
- the LOC104718486 gene encoding probable thionin-2.4, giving the protein MEGKTLIVSVLLMSLFMAQIQVDAKSCCPSTYARNVYNTCRIIGTSRQVCANLSGCKVISGSTCPNGYTKDTLENTGDVVNEYCKVGCVSSVCGALTTLQNSDANEIVNEAVEKCANACSTICTKSSINAVETA; this is encoded by the exons ATGGAAGGCAAAACTTTGATTGTAAGTGTGCTCCTAATGAGTCTGTTCATGGCACAAATTCAAGTTGACGCAAAAAGCTGCTGTCCATCCACCTATGCTAGAAATGTCTATAATACTTGCCGCATAATCGGAACTTCTAGGCAAGTATGTGCAAATCTTAGTGGCTGCAAAGTCATTAGTGGGTCGACATGTCCAAACGGATATACTAAGGACACTCTCGAAAACACAG GTGATGTTGTCAATGAATACTGCAAGGTTGGATGTGTATCTTCTGTGTGCGGTGCTTTAACCACTCTCCAAAACTCCG ATGCAAATGAAATTGTGAATGAAGCTGTTGAAAAATGTGCCAACGCATGTTCTACAATCTGCACCAAAAGCTCCATAAATGCAGTTGAAACCGCCTAG